tttctcaacaatttaatttacaaggcatagactccaatttataaaCTTAAGTCATTCTAGGTATTCTCCCTAACATTAAAACCTCATCACTTAATAAGTAGTTCTCACTCATCAAATAAATCcaccaaatcaaaacccatataCAAAATCACAAGAATATCACCCAAGAAGCTCATAAATCATGAGTATCATTTCCAAAGCTTTGATAAAAAGAACATCAAGCAAAGGTataaaaacccaccaaaaagattaggagtttttacatcaaataaaatatatgaagatgCTTAGAAGTTCCTAAGGATTTCCCAGTGATCTTGTCGGAAAAAGATGGTGGAGATGGTGGTGAGAAGTGGGCACCGGTGGGAGAgtaagagagagtgagagaggagtgtttatgtgaaaagaaaagaaaaagaacaaagtgTAGAAGACCCTTAGTTGATGGgccaaagagggagagaagggagGGTGATGTGTGGTGGTAATGAATGGGGTAGGTGGGGCACATGAAAGTCCAAAAATAAATCTAACCCTTTTTTTAGCTTGGGGCGTCATAGTTTTGCTGCTGGAACTCAACGGAAGTGAAAGAGAAAGGACTAATGGGTTGAGTTTTCTCACGCTGTGGGAAATTAGATTTGATGCCATTTAGTATTTCTATAAAATAGCCACATGTCTAAATTTTAAAAGGGAAGCCTAAAGTACAGTACATAAGgtatctaagttttgtcattgattttattattgAGAATCATTGCATGTTGACAAGTTTTTAAgatttaatatgttttttattcaTATTGAATGCTTGAACTCTTGATTTGTtacaatttgaaaatatattaaatgttTAACCTCCCCTATAGCTTGCCAATTGAATTACTTGCTCAATCATTCATATTTAATCTACATATTGTTTTACTTTGttgttttatatttcaattaggCGAGTTGGCTCTCTAGCTTAATTGAGTTAAAAATAATCTAAGTTCATATGATGAAATATTATGTGGATCTTTGAATCCCTAGTGTTTTTCTCCATTAATTTCTCTCAAATTTATTATGCtattttcaattgaaatttcAATATTATCTTGCTCcattttttgttggaaaaaaaaaaaactatttttattttgttgttaatAATAGATGTTTTTACAGTAGTCTTCGACTCCCTGAGATATTATTACTTGCGAATAGTCTGCACTTGGGTTTGCATTGTTTTAATCGatatataataatcatatattatcataaaacaatttcattatcttctctatatgttactcccaaacaaagtTACTTAccttccattcattttcattcatttgttttaaaacatccaaacaagatttAATAATTCCGTTacattcctttctttttcattaatttctCTTAAATACATTcaattttattccattttttttcattcttttatgatttactCATTCCATTCATTTAAGAACTCCCTGACAAAGTGTAAAGCCTTGCAAATCAACAATCAATAATTAACAATATAAacctaaaacatatcaactacaaatctagaaagaaaaaaaaaaccgaaaagAATAAATTGATAAACACAGTAACACTAACACACATTAAACACATAAAGTTAGGATAAATCTCAACCACAATAAGTTAGATATCAAATCTTAATATATCACAAAGTCACAGTACACAAGTAACTATCTATACGTAAATGATAAATCATAATGAAAGACATCCAATGAGTGAATTCCAACAACATTAACATTAGTATTTCTAGCATAGTCTAATAGTCATTCTATCATATATAACAGTAGCACAGCGCTGTTAATAGTAGGCACTACACAGTAGTCAAGTAATGCCTGAGAAGCACTACACATAAAGGACGTAAGTCCAGAATGTACAGTTGGTACACTACACATTACAACACATTACAATTTTTTCGCAAAAAAAATAGCATCTGGTCTACTCAGGCTgataaatcaaataattttcaaatttgaatgtTCATTGTGCTTGTGTGATTGTTTTGTCTCTGAGAGCATctagtaaataaaaaaggagagagagagagatagagatcaCGTCTACAGCATTCTTCCTCGTTCATTGGccaaaaatctctcttcttctatttttttccccatatcaaaattaatatgtcaaaaaaaaaaagaataataataatattaattgaaGTTTATATGATATCCCAAAACATTAACGGTGAAACTAAATAATTCCAAACATTTTATTAAACCgtaaaagagaaatattatgtctataatatttttacaatactttcataataaatcttaagtggtaaattgttacGAGCTAttataaaaagttatttaatttgtgaattcaaattaagaccaataacaacttatcacctaTGATAAAATGTTGTTAACATAGCACTATAAAAACGGTTAAACTCAACATAGATAAAGAACAAAGAGATCCCTAAATTGTGCCATGTTGTCTTGCGATCAAATCTTAAACAGCggtgaaacaaagaaaattttagaaaatttgctAGTATCATTCACAGTTCTTTGACGACGggattttagattttataattatattagataatgataatattaatctttattttttatttaattacaaaaatctaCCTGACACAAAATTGGAGGGTgtaaatatagaaattttaaatCCCCTCGCATTAGAGGTCGATGCTTGCTGCAACTATTTCTAAGTTCTAACCAAACTTATTTGCATGGGATTTTTTGTCGTAACAGTGATACTCTAGTTTGGctttctaactttttttctaaaaaaaaaaaagtaataatatgaAAAGCTTGTAGAAGGGAAATTTCTTAAGTAACGTGGTGTTCCCTCATGTCCAAcctatcataaatttaatttgcAAAATCCactataaatgtgagaggagagagagagcacaATTTTACTCTTCTTTATACAAGTAATCCATTATAtttgtaaccccatgcatatgcatggatatacttaaaaaatatacattaaaatgcatagcataatttttaaatatatataatttaaatattattgatagtcattcttatatattttttaactctttgaaaagtcttgtaagaatattattaagtaaaaatgtaaattgtccatttttttttaagttcattaattctaaactctttaatttttgtacgcaataactcacttggatggatatttatgatataaTCCCACATTTAACTTCAAAATTAGGAAATAAAACTTcctctaaaaatatataatttaagacATATAGTGCAAAATTGGACTTCATTCAATTAtagaattcaattagattttctttaagttttgcctattaatatatataatataattatctaTAGATAACATGGAtattaaaaattcatcaataaattgGTGATAAGAAGGGTTGATGTATGTACGGATTAAAAACATTCCTAACTCACCAAatttagggcatgtttggtgTATATGTTAtaacacatattttcagtttttaaacaatattacatgtattttcacacactttttcacccgtatgtattttaaaaaaaaactgaacacTATTATTTAAATGCACGTACCAAACGGGCCTTATACTCACCGAATTCCCACTATCATAccatttgttaaatattttgtaagaCATACAATTTTGTAGCTTTGGCATTTTCCTTCTTATAGATTAGAGAGTGCTATATATAAGTTTCCCAACAGAGTATTTCGATTTCTTGCACTATGTTTGTGGCTACAAAACAGGCCATAGGGACCTTTCAATTACATATTTCCTTCTAGCTAGTATTTcgtttatgttaatttttttgtaacaaTAACGTGTAAAACGCGCATTAAAAAAACCGAATCCTATATATAGGTTTCTttgtttcattatatatatgaatgaataatgtttattttttactcgcttcataaataaataaaaagcaataCCATTGCTTTCTATTTAGAGCCAAGAGacagagagaaacaaaaacaaaatggcGATCAAGGAAGGAGGCGGTGATGgaaatggaggaaaagaatcAGAAGACATGGCTGAGAAAGTTGTGAACCAGAGGGTTCCATTCTATAAGCTGTTCGCTTTCGCCGACAAACTCGACCTGTTCTTCATGACTATGGGCACAATAGGTGCCGTGGGCAATGGCTTATCGCAGCCGCTCATGACAATCATATTTGGGAAACTGATCAACTCGTTTGGCTCCAGCGACCCATCCAAGGTCGTTCACGAAGTGGCTAAGGTATGCATTTTTTTCTGCAATGTCTTGGTTTTGCATGCGTGCATggtcttttttttgtttcttagttTTGCATGCATGTATGGTTGTTagatctttctttcttttcttttttttgttattgttttggGTATTGATATCTCTAGCTGAACATGAAACAAATATGATATAGGATgaaatgttttattaaaaaaaaaaaaaaatgataggatGAAGGGAAATTTTTTGCTAATCTAGAAGACTAGAAGGCTTGAAAGATCCTTGTATATTTGATGAAATGGCTGAGTTTGTATGAATTGTGTTGGTGCAATATTTGGTACTCTTTGTTCTCTTTTtaatgttacaattttttttttttttggcattcaAACTTTCGCAAATATTGATGTATATTGTGTGTGATCTGGCGAGTTTATTATCTAGCATTTTTTGGGGGGTTAcatatattgaaagaaaaaaaaactatgttgaaATAGCCTTTgcaaatgcaaaaaataaataaatcaaattagaaaaatatttttactaaaaatatagGTTACATTTTGTCTATAAATCATTACTAGATTTGATCCTACATTTGGATCTACAAAGCAGTTCAAAAccattaaattctaaattatatatataatgagaaacgattacatattttaaaaatatatagtttaaaaaagtgtaagctaatattatgtataatttaaacctcttctaaaaaacaaagtttaatttaaatcgtataattgtaattttttttaattgaatttgtgCACATGCACAAGGCTACATactaatgaataataaattaggaaaataattaAGGTGTAATTGGATAGGTCTagattcattttttaatttttttttttttttaaatggagaTTTCAAGAAGTTTACCGCCATGCATGTTGGAAGCTACATGGCACAATTTAATTGCAAAAGTGACAATGTGTTGATATATATGACATGGGTTTTTTTGGGGAGGGTGGGTTACAAATTGAGATGCTGCAGAAGAAATGTATTAGGAACAAatcatcatttttctttataatctCTCTTTTGTGCTTTATTGGAGATGAAGGTCCCTTTTCCACTACTGGAAAATTTGTTGACTTACTAGTATGTGCCTGTTTGATTTTCAGGTGGCAATATACTTTGTGTACTTGGCAATTGGTGCAGGAATCGCTGCACTTCTACGTAAGAGCAGAATGTTGCCAATTCTTTCTTGCACGGTTGcatgttttttctttctgtgatattttctttatatgGTCATTGTTCATTGAGTCAACTGGCCTTGTGGagataacacacacacacatatatgcgTACATGATAAATGAGTTACTTTCATTTCAAAACAACAGAATACGCAATCGGTACAAAAATCCTTCAAGGTTGGTGCATGGTAGAGTGCTTCACTAGAGCCAATATCATGTGCATAAAAAGCTTATAATGAGAAGTTTCTGTCATGTAATAGGAGCACATGTTGGCTAAGGATCCCCTAATAATGGCTAGCATTCAACTAGATTTGGCCATTGGATTTAATTGGTGCTAATTAGATGAGTCATTTTAACTAATGATCACTTTGTGCCATATGTTGTAGAGGTATCGAACTGGATAGTAACGGGAGAGAGGCAGTCTGCCCGTATACGTAGTTTGTACTTGAAAACGATACTAAGACAAGACATTGAATTCTTTGACACTCAAACAAATACTGGAGAGGTCATTGAGAGGATGTCTGGGGACACCATTCTCATTCAAGATGCCATGGGTGAAAAGGTAAACCTCCTTGATTGAAGAACCTTTGCATAAAGAACCATTTCCATAAAGAAGTCCTTATTTATATGCCTAAATATgcaattattattttgtgtatcAGATATATGTATCATCCACCTTACACTGTGTGAACCCCAATCATTTGGGATCTACACATTGTGAAAGGGAGGATACATCTATCCTATGCATGAGATACCTTCTCCTAAATGGGATAGTCTCACTCAAATATGATGCTTGCAGCTTTTTTTTTCAACCTCATTTTTCTCTACTTTATCTTAACTTCATATTTGTTCTGGGAATTGAAGCATCATTAACAATTAGTCTATTGACAGGTTGGAAAATTCATACAACTTGTATCTACTTTTCTCGGTGGCTTTGTGATTGCCTTTGCTAGAGGATGGCTCCTTGCATTAGTTTTGCTTTCTTGTATACCTCTTATTATCCTTGTTGGTGGAATTATGTCACTCATGATGTCAAGAATGTCAACCCGTGGCCAAGTTGTTTATGCAGAAGCTGGCAGCTTAGCAGAACAAATACTTGGATCCATAAGAACAGTAAGGAATTGATATAAGCATCTACTACAAATACCTTTCcaaaatgtcaaatttcttaattcaatttttaactGTGCAAGGTTGCTTCTTTCACTGGGGAGAAGAGAGCAGTGGAAAAGTATAACAGCAAGATAAGAGTTGCCCGCGATGCTACAATTAGACAAGGGCTGGTCTCAGGGTTAGGAATTGGTATACTTTTCCTCATTATGTTTGGCACTTATGGACTTGCTGTATGGTATGGATCCAAACTGATTATTGAAAAGGGATACACTGGAGGACAAATCCTCAACGTAATTATGGCAATCATGACTGGTGGAATGTAAGTAGAGTATCACATTTGATAAAATAATTGGCTTGATAGTTCATCTGCATCACATATAATGTTATGACTGTCCATGCACGTTTATGAAACATATCATTGTTAATTTTGACAATCCAAATTGATTATGTTGCTTTTCATTTGACTGATTCCCATATATTTGTCTATGATCTCCTTGACTAGGTCTTTGGGCCAGACATCCCCTAGTCTGAATGCATTTGCATCAGGGCAGGCTGCAGCATATAAAATGTTTGAAACAATTAAGCGAAAACCCAATATTGATGCTTATGACACTAGTGGGGACGTATTGGAGGACATAAGAGGTGAAATTGAACTCAAAGATGTGTACTTCAGATACCCTTCAAGGCCAGATGTACAGATCTTCTCTGGATTCTCATTTCACGTTCCAAGTGGCACGACTGCTGCTCTAGTTGGCCAAAGTGGAAGTGGGAAGTCTACAGTGATCAGCCTAGTTGAAAGATTTTATGATCCTGAAGCCGGTGAAGTACTTATAGATGGTGTAAATTTGAAGCAGTTGCAGCTTAAATGGATAAGGGAGAAGATCGGTCTGGTTAGTCAAGAACCTATTCTGTTTGCAACTACCATAAAGGAAAACATAGCATATGGGAAGGAAAATGCGACATTAGAAGAGATCAGAACAGCAATTAAGCTTTCTAATGCAGCAAAATTCATAGACAAGCTTCCCAATGTAATCATAGACCTTTATTTTTTGTGCTGCTCTATTTTATAAAGATTAGTTTAAGACTAAGACTCAATCTATCCATCTGTTTACAGGGACTTGACACAATGGCAGGGGAGCATGGATCTCAGCTCTCTGGCGGACAAAAGCAAAGAATTGCTATTGCAAGGGCCATTCTGAAGAACCCAAAAATCCTCCTCCTTGATGAAGCAACAAGTGCACTAGATGCCGAGTCTGAACGCATAGTTCAAGAAGCATTAGTAAACATCATGTCAAATCGAACAACTGTGGTTGTTGCACATCGTTTGACAACTATTAGGAATGCTGACATTATAGCAGTGGTGCAAGAAGGGAAAATTGTAGAGAGAGGTAAAACTCAACCTGCAATTTCCTTCCCAAATTTCCAAACTTTCACaccaaattttaattgttatgaAAAAACTGAATTCTAGGAACACACGAGGCATTGACAAGAGATCCAGAAGGGGCTTACTCCCAACTAGTTCGCCTGCAAGAAGGAGCTGCTCAAGCAGAAGACACCCAAACCTCTGACAATGATATTGATAAGACCATGGTCCGTTCTGGCAGCCAGAGATCCTCTATGGGAAGATCCTTAAGTAGAGGTTCATCATCATTTAACAGGCATTTTTCACTTAGCTATGTTGTCCCTGGCCCATACAGCGTCTATGAGGCTGAAGAAAATGGGGAGGTGAGTGAAGAAAATGAGGTGATTATTGAGAAGCGTAAAGAGGTGTCCATGAAACGGTTGGCATACTTGAACAAGCCTGAGCTTCCAGTGTTGATAATTGGATCAATTGCCGCAGGCGTACAGGGTGTAATTTTCCCCATCTTTGGTCTGTTACTATCATCATCCATTGATATGTTCTTTAAACCTCCAAAACAATTAGAAAAAGATTCTCGATTTTGGGCACTTGTGTATGTGGGTTTGGGTTGCGTTTCTCTGATAGCTCTTCCAGGGCAGAGTTACTTCTTTGGAGTTGCGGGTGGAAAATTGATAGAAAGAATTCGTTCCTTGACATTTGAAAAGGTCGTGTACCAACAAATAAGTTGGTTTGATGAACCTGCACATTCAAGGTGTGTTGAATGAGTGGTAATTCTTAAGTGCTACCATATTTTTCATGTTCTAaccatttgatctttttttCACTTATCAGTGGTGCAGTTGGTGCAAGGTTGTCTACTGATGCTTCCACTATCCGGAGTCTTATTGGTGATGCCTTGGCCTTAATTGTTCAGAATATAGCAACGGTCCTGGCTGGACTAATCATAGCATTTACAGCTAACTGGAAATTGGCTTTGATAATTCTAGCTGTGGTGCCCATCTTGTTTGTGCAAGGATTCGTTCAGATGAGATTTATGAAGGGGTTCAGTGCAGATGCCAAGGTCAGGTTTCTCTTCAATTGTCCACATTCTATAAAGGGATATATGTTGGATGTACCAATGATGTTGCAACCATTTTTCAGGTGATGTATGAAGAAGCAAGTCAAGTGGCAAATGATGCCGTTGGCAGCATTAGGACTGTTGCATCATTTTGTTCTGAGCAGAAGGTGATGGATTTGTACCAAGAGAAATGTGACGGCCCTACAAAACATGGAATTAGGGTAGGAATAATAAGTGGATTAGGCTTTGGCTTCTCTTTTGCTGCACTCTTCCTTACAAATGCATTTTGTTTCTACATCGGTTCTATTCTTGTGAAACATGGAACTGCAACATTTGGTGAAGTTTTCAAGGTATAGTCCGTGCCATttgtttctttcctctcttctccATGTAGTATTGGTTTTATCCTGGTtataaaactaattaatttgCGCAGGTTTTCTTTGCTTTGACAATGGCAGCAAGTGGGGTTTCACATTCAAGTGCTTTGGCTCCAGACACCACCAAAGCCAAGAATTCAGCAGCTTCAATATTTGAAATTCTTGACAGCAAGCCTAGCATAGATTCAAGGAGCAATGAGGGCATCACATTGCCCTCTGTAACTGGGAATATTGAGTTACAAAATATCAGCTTTAAATATCCCACACGTCCagatattcaaattttcaaagacTTGTCTTTGAGCATCCCCGCTGGAAAGGTATAGGCATTACCACTCTGTTCTGTGacttcctttaattttttctcatttctttccTTGGTAATGTTTGGAGCTATGATCTACCAGAACAAAACCCCCGCCTATTAGATTTTCAATCTTTGATGTTATCATGTTGCATATTAAGCTTAAACCTTCTGATCTTCCACTTGTGTGTGATTTTTATGTGtatcaatcaattattttctttatacaTTTAATCAATTATTCTTAACTTGAAATACTTTTTGCAGACTGTTGCTTTGGTTGGAGAGAGTGGTAGTGGGAAATCAACAGTAATCAGCCTCATAG
The sequence above is drawn from the Castanea sativa cultivar Marrone di Chiusa Pesio chromosome 5, ASM4071231v1 genome and encodes:
- the LOC142636684 gene encoding ABC transporter B family member 9-like, which codes for MAEKVVNQRVPFYKLFAFADKLDLFFMTMGTIGAVGNGLSQPLMTIIFGKLINSFGSSDPSKVVHEVAKVAIYFVYLAIGAGIAALLQVSNWIVTGERQSARIRSLYLKTILRQDIEFFDTQTNTGEVIERMSGDTILIQDAMGEKVGKFIQLVSTFLGGFVIAFARGWLLALVLLSCIPLIILVGGIMSLMMSRMSTRGQVVYAEAGSLAEQILGSIRTVASFTGEKRAVEKYNSKIRVARDATIRQGLVSGLGIGILFLIMFGTYGLAVWYGSKLIIEKGYTGGQILNVIMAIMTGGMSLGQTSPSLNAFASGQAAAYKMFETIKRKPNIDAYDTSGDVLEDIRGEIELKDVYFRYPSRPDVQIFSGFSFHVPSGTTAALVGQSGSGKSTVISLVERFYDPEAGEVLIDGVNLKQLQLKWIREKIGLVSQEPILFATTIKENIAYGKENATLEEIRTAIKLSNAAKFIDKLPNGLDTMAGEHGSQLSGGQKQRIAIARAILKNPKILLLDEATSALDAESERIVQEALVNIMSNRTTVVVAHRLTTIRNADIIAVVQEGKIVERGTHEALTRDPEGAYSQLVRLQEGAAQAEDTQTSDNDIDKTMVRSGSQRSSMGRSLSRGSSSFNRHFSLSYVVPGPYSVYEAEENGEVSEENEVIIEKRKEVSMKRLAYLNKPELPVLIIGSIAAGVQGVIFPIFGLLLSSSIDMFFKPPKQLEKDSRFWALVYVGLGCVSLIALPGQSYFFGVAGGKLIERIRSLTFEKVVYQQISWFDEPAHSSGAVGARLSTDASTIRSLIGDALALIVQNIATVLAGLIIAFTANWKLALIILAVVPILFVQGFVQMRFMKGFSADAKVMYEEASQVANDAVGSIRTVASFCSEQKVMDLYQEKCDGPTKHGIRVGIISGLGFGFSFAALFLTNAFCFYIGSILVKHGTATFGEVFKVFFALTMAASGVSHSSALAPDTTKAKNSAASIFEILDSKPSIDSRSNEGITLPSVTGNIELQNISFKYPTRPDIQIFKDLSLSIPAGKTVALVGESGSGKSTVISLIERFYDPDSGCVFLDGVDIRKFRLSWLRQQMGLVSQEPVLFNESIGANIAYGNNGNATEEEIIAAAKASNAHNFISSLTEGYDTSVGERGVQLSGGQKQRIAIARAILKNPKLLLLDEATSALDAESERVVQDALDRVMVNRTTVVVAHRLSTIKGADIIAVVKNGGIAEKGRHDILMKITDGVYASLVALHMTSST